Genomic DNA from Pseudomonas fitomaticsae:
TGGCCTGGGAAAACGAAGCCTTCCTGGCGCTGAAAGAAGACGGCGGCAAGGACAAGTTCGACATCGTCGTGCCTTCGCTGTCGATCCTCGCCGAACCACCGGTGGCGGTGGTCGACAGGAACGCCGAGAAGAAGGGCAACGAGCAGATCGCCGAAGCCTACCTCAAGCACTTGTACAGCCCGGCCGGCCAGGAAATCGCGGCGAAGAACTTCTACCGTCCGCGTGACAAGGACGTGGCAGCCAAGTACGCCCAGCAGTTCCCGAAACTGGAACTGGTGACCATCGACAAGGACTTCGGCGGCTGGAAAACCGCGCAGCCGAAATTCTTCAACGACGGTGGCGTGTTCGACCAGATCTATCAGGCGCAGTAATCTGAAATAGGTCATAAACGAGCCCCGATTTAACCGTCGGGGCTTTGCGCGTTCTCAAACCAAGGACTTTTATGTCGCGTCGTATCTCCCCCGTCATACCCGGCTTCGGGCTGACGCTGGGCTACACCTTGGTGTACCTCAGCCTGATTGTGCTAATCCCGCTGGCGGCGATGTTCGTCCACGCCGCCCAACTCACCTGGGATCAGTTCTGGACGATCATCTCCGCGCCCCGCGTTCTCGCTGCACTGAAGCTGAGCTTCGGCACCGCACTGTGCGCCGCGATCATCAATGGCATCATCGGCACGTTGCTGGCCTGGGTGCTGGTGCGCTACACGTTCCCGGGACGCAAGGTGATCGACGCGATGATCGATCTGCCGTTCGCCCTGCCGACCGCCGTGGCCGGTATTGCGCTGACGGCGCTGTACACGCCGACCGGGCTGGTCGGGCAGTTCGCCGCCGACCTCGGATTCAAGATCGCCTACACCCCGCTCGGGATCACCCTGGCGCTGACCTTCGTGACCCTGCCGTTCGTGGTGCGCACGGTGCAGCCGGTGCTGGCCGACATTCCGCGTGAAGTCGAAGAAGCCGCCGCGTGCCTCGGTGCCAAACCATTGCAGGTGTTCCGCCACATCCTGCTGCCGGCGCTGTTGCCGGCCTGGCTGACCGGTTTTGCGCTGGCGTTTGCCCGGGGCGTCGGCGAGTACGGTTCGGTGATTTTCATCGCCGGCAACATGCCGATGAAAACCGAGATCCTGCCGCTGCTGATCATGGTCAAGCTCGACCAGTACGATTACACCGGCGCTACCTCCATCGGCGTGTTGATGCTGGTGGTTTCCTTCGTCCTGTTGCTGCTGATCAACTTGCTGCAGCGGCGCATCGAAACCCCATAAGGAGGCGCGAACCATGTCCCAATCGTCTATTGCGGCCGCTTCCTCGGCCAACGCCGCCCGCCGTGGCAGTGCCACTTCGCGGCGAATCCTGATCGGCCTCGGCTGGCTGATTTTTTTCCTGTTTCTGGTGCTGCCGCTGTTCATCGTGGTGTCGCAGGGTTTGAAGAACGGCCTCGGTGCGTTCTTCACTGCGATTTTTGAACCGGATGCCTTGTCGGCCCTGAAACTCACCGTGATTGCGGTGCTGATTTCGGTGCCGCTGAACCTGGTGTTCGGTGTCAGCGCCGCGTGGTGCGTGAGCAAATACTCGTTCCGCGGCAAGAGTATGCTGGTGACGCTGATCGACCTGCCGTTCTCGGTGTCGCCGGTGATCGCAGGTCTGGTCTACGTGTTGATGTTCGGCGCCCAGGGCCTGTTCGGGCCGTGGCTGCAGGATCACGACATCCAGATCGTCTTCGCCCTGCCGGGCATCGTGCTGGCGACGATCTTCGTCACCGTGCCGTTCGTGGCCCGTGAGCTGATCCCGCTGATGCAGGAGCAAGGCACTCAGGAAGAGGAAGCCGCGCGTCTGCTCGGCGCCAATGGCTGGCAGATGTTCTGGCACGTGACCGTCCCCAACATCAAATGGGGCCTGATCTATGGCGTGGTGCTGTGTACCGCGCGGGCCATGGGTGAGTTCGGTGCGGTGTCGGTGGTTTCCGGGCACATTCGCGGGGTGACCAACACCTTGCCGCTGCACGTCGAGATCCTCTACAACGAATACAACCACGTGGCCGCGTTCGCCGTGGCGAGCCTGTTGCTGATCCTGGCGCTCTTCATCCTGCTGCTCAAGCAGTGGAGCGAAAACCGTATCAACCGCCTGCGCGCCAGCGCCGCGGAGGAATAATTCATGTCGATCGAAGTGCGTAACGTCAGCAAGAATTTCAATGCGTTCAAGGCGCTGGACAACATCAGCCTGGACATCCACAGCGGCGAGCTGGTGGCGCTGCTTGGCCCGTCCGGCTGCGGCAAGACCACCTTGCTGCGCATCATTGCCGGTCTGGAAACCCCGGATAACGGCAACATCGTGTTCCACGGCGAAGACGTGTCCGGCCACGACGTGCGGGATCGCAACGTCGGTTTCGTGTTCCAGCACTACGCCCTGTTCCGCCACATGACGGTGTTCGACAACGTCGCGTTCGGCCTGCGCATGAAGCCGAAAAACCAGCGCCCGACTGAAAGCCAGATCGCGACCAAGGTTCACGAGCTGCTGAACATGGTGCAACTGGACTGGCTGTCGGATCGTTATCCGGAGCAGTTGTCCGGTGGCCAGCGTCAGCGTATCGCTCTGGCCCGTGCGCTTGCGGTGGAGCCGAAAGTGCTGCTGCTCGACGAGCCGTTCGGCGCCCTCGACGCCAAGGTGCGTAAAGAGCTGCGCCGTTGGCTGGCGCGCCTGCACGAAGACATCAACCTGACCTCGGTGTTCGTGACCCACGACCAGGAAGAGGCGATGGAAGTGGCCGATCGCATCGTAGTGATGAACAAGGGTGTGATCGAGCAGATCGGCTCACCGGGTGATGTCTACGAAAACCCGGCCAGCGATTTCGTCTATCACTTCCTCGGCGATTCGAACCGTCTGCATCTGGGGGATGACAACCACGTGTTGTTCCGCCCGCACGAAGTGTCGCTGTCGCGGCATGAACTGGAGGATCACCATGCTGCTGAAGTCCGCGATATCCGGCCGCTGGGTGCGACCACGCGGGTGACGTTGAAGGTGGAAGGCCAGACGGATCTGATCGAGGCGGAAGTGGTGAAAGATCACGACAGCCTGACCGGGTTGGCGAAGGGGGAGACGTTGTTCTTCAAGCCGAAGGTCTGGCAGAAAGTCGCGAACCTCTAAAAGCATCGCTCGTTCCCACGCCAAGTGTGGGAACGAGCGAATCAGCCTGTGGTTCAGACAGCCGCACGATTCGGATTGACCCGCACCACACCCGCCCGCGCCTCGATCTGCTCTTTCAGCTCATGCCGCATCCCGAGCATGAACGCCAGTTCGGCCACCACAAACAGTGGCCCGACAATCAGTCCGCTCAAGTCATCGACAAACGCCGGTTTGCGCCCTTCATAGTGGTGGCCGACAAACTGGATCGCCCAACCAATCACAAACATCGCCAGACCTGCACTCAGCCAGACCATGGTGCTCTGCTGCGCCAGGACATGCCCGGCCCAGACCGACAGCCCCATCAACACGGTCATCAGAACCCCGAGCTTCAGCTCCAGACGCAGGTAAAACCACGCCGAAGCAAGGGCAGCGATCACTGCCGGGGAAATCCACAATCCGCCCACCGACCATTCCGGCCGCGACAACAGCACGGCCACCGCCACCACAATCAGCGGAATCCCGATAAAGTGGCTGGCGATGTTGCGCGGGTCACGGTGGTAAGCGGCGTATTGACTCAAATGATCGACGAGGCTTTTCATTGTTGTTCCTCCTGTAGGGTGATCGAATCATGCCCCGGGTTCACGGCTCGCTCTGTCAGGCAGGCGACAATCTTTAGGAGAACGCATGGATAAGGTCTGGCGCGAGCGCCTGCTGACCGGGCAATGGTTCAGTCATCTGCCGTTGTCCTTTCAGGATAGTCTGCTGGCGGCGGCCCGGGAGCGGCGGCTGGCGGCGGGGCAGCGCTTGTTCCAGCGCGGTGATGCGCCGTGCGGGCTGTACGCGGTGCTCGACGGCGCGGTGCGCATCGGCGCGGTCAGCGAGCAGGGCAAGGAGGCGTTGCTGAGTCTGGTGGAGGCGCCGCACTGGTTTGGCGAAATCTGCCTGTTCGACGGCCAGCCTCGCACCCACGATGCCTACGCGGTCGGGCCTTGCACCCTGCTGAACATTCCCCAGGCCACGCTGCTGAAACTGCTCGACGA
This window encodes:
- a CDS encoding Mpo1 family 2-hydroxy fatty acid dioxygenase, which gives rise to MKSLVDHLSQYAAYHRDPRNIASHFIGIPLIVVAVAVLLSRPEWSVGGLWISPAVIAALASAWFYLRLELKLGVLMTVLMGLSVWAGHVLAQQSTMVWLSAGLAMFVIGWAIQFVGHHYEGRKPAFVDDLSGLIVGPLFVVAELAFMLGMRHELKEQIEARAGVVRVNPNRAAV
- a CDS encoding sulfate/molybdate ABC transporter ATP-binding protein translates to MSIEVRNVSKNFNAFKALDNISLDIHSGELVALLGPSGCGKTTLLRIIAGLETPDNGNIVFHGEDVSGHDVRDRNVGFVFQHYALFRHMTVFDNVAFGLRMKPKNQRPTESQIATKVHELLNMVQLDWLSDRYPEQLSGGQRQRIALARALAVEPKVLLLDEPFGALDAKVRKELRRWLARLHEDINLTSVFVTHDQEEAMEVADRIVVMNKGVIEQIGSPGDVYENPASDFVYHFLGDSNRLHLGDDNHVLFRPHEVSLSRHELEDHHAAEVRDIRPLGATTRVTLKVEGQTDLIEAEVVKDHDSLTGLAKGETLFFKPKVWQKVANL
- a CDS encoding Crp/Fnr family transcriptional regulator, producing MDKVWRERLLTGQWFSHLPLSFQDSLLAAARERRLAAGQRLFQRGDAPCGLYAVLDGAVRIGAVSEQGKEALLSLVEAPHWFGEICLFDGQPRTHDAYAVGPCTLLNIPQATLLKLLDEHPVYWRHLALLMSHKLRLTFINLEQLSLLPAPARLAHRLLMIAEGYGELDPPRRVLQLPQEQLASMLSLSRQTTNQILKELQGQGIIGLSYGEIEILDAARLRALATL
- the cysT gene encoding sulfate ABC transporter permease subunit CysT yields the protein MSRRISPVIPGFGLTLGYTLVYLSLIVLIPLAAMFVHAAQLTWDQFWTIISAPRVLAALKLSFGTALCAAIINGIIGTLLAWVLVRYTFPGRKVIDAMIDLPFALPTAVAGIALTALYTPTGLVGQFAADLGFKIAYTPLGITLALTFVTLPFVVRTVQPVLADIPREVEEAAACLGAKPLQVFRHILLPALLPAWLTGFALAFARGVGEYGSVIFIAGNMPMKTEILPLLIMVKLDQYDYTGATSIGVLMLVVSFVLLLLINLLQRRIETP
- the cysW gene encoding sulfate ABC transporter permease subunit CysW, coding for MSQSSIAAASSANAARRGSATSRRILIGLGWLIFFLFLVLPLFIVVSQGLKNGLGAFFTAIFEPDALSALKLTVIAVLISVPLNLVFGVSAAWCVSKYSFRGKSMLVTLIDLPFSVSPVIAGLVYVLMFGAQGLFGPWLQDHDIQIVFALPGIVLATIFVTVPFVARELIPLMQEQGTQEEEAARLLGANGWQMFWHVTVPNIKWGLIYGVVLCTARAMGEFGAVSVVSGHIRGVTNTLPLHVEILYNEYNHVAAFAVASLLLILALFILLLKQWSENRINRLRASAAEE